From Virgibacillus natechei, the proteins below share one genomic window:
- a CDS encoding putative holin-like toxin — MTTYETLSLLAQFGLLQIVNLTLNVTIVVYLIKKSNRS, encoded by the coding sequence ATGACGACATATGAAACGCTAAGTCTATTAGCTCAGTTTGGATTACTCCAAATTGTTAATTTGACTTTGAATGTGACAATTGTCGTTTACCTGATAAAAAAAAGTAACCGCTCCTGA
- a CDS encoding ribbon-helix-helix protein, CopG family, whose translation MADPMKRKQFHMSKEDDKLLKDLAQSKGMSEAEVVREAVQEYAAKNSQQLNPLLEMAKEAEQHTVDSANDLSVNHDRYLREIHENEE comes from the coding sequence ATGGCAGATCCAATGAAAAGAAAACAATTTCATATGTCGAAGGAAGATGATAAGCTTTTAAAAGACCTGGCTCAAAGCAAAGGAATGTCGGAAGCTGAGGTTGTAAGGGAAGCTGTTCAAGAATATGCTGCAAAAAATTCGCAACAACTAAACCCACTTCTTGAGATGGCAAAAGAAGCAGAGCAACATACGGTTGATTCAGCCAATGATTTGTCGGTGAACCATGATCGTTATTTAAGGGAGATCCATGAAAATGAAGAATAA
- a CDS encoding type II toxin-antitoxin system VapC family toxin gives MKNNRCFVDTSALIALNHAGDQKHAASREISLKLKDNQLMISDAVINETYNILRYRLGFQKAAYFLKMVLRDNTFIIVDVTPSIRADTLQLLEQYNDHKISYCDALSVAIMKERQIHKIFSFDYHFTIMGVEVVQ, from the coding sequence ATGAAGAATAATAGATGTTTTGTGGACACGAGTGCGCTGATTGCACTTAATCATGCTGGAGATCAAAAACACGCCGCTTCACGTGAGATTTCCTTAAAATTAAAAGACAACCAACTGATGATCTCCGACGCAGTAATAAACGAGACCTATAACATCTTAAGATATCGACTCGGATTCCAAAAGGCTGCTTATTTTCTAAAAATGGTTCTGCGCGACAATACATTTATCATTGTTGACGTGACACCATCCATAAGAGCAGATACCCTTCAACTTCTTGAGCAATATAACGATCATAAGATTTCTTATTGTGATGCGCTAAGTGTAGCGATAATGAAAGAACGTCAAATCCATAAAATCTTTTCATTTGATTATCATTTTACAATAATGGGTGTGGAAGTTGTTCAGTAA
- a CDS encoding GNAT family N-acetyltransferase, translated as MKRIPLKMVRKDLLDIPEYSLPTGFQMRLFGEGDEHTWARIETSVGEFKDEKTALERFNKEFEPYRNEMYQRCLFIENTDGEAIATTTAWYGDLNGDGEISGRIHWVGVVPENQGKKLSKPLLSASMGILANYHSKAYLTSQTTSYQAINMYLNYGFEPYLTDPSHHEAWELMEKTLNRKIIT; from the coding sequence GTGAAGAGAATTCCGCTGAAAATGGTGAGGAAAGATTTGTTGGATATTCCTGAATATTCCCTCCCAACTGGATTTCAAATGAGGTTATTTGGTGAAGGTGACGAACATACCTGGGCTAGAATTGAAACAAGTGTAGGTGAATTTAAAGATGAGAAGACAGCGTTAGAACGCTTTAATAAAGAATTCGAACCATATAGGAATGAAATGTATCAGCGTTGTCTATTCATTGAGAATACAGATGGAGAAGCGATCGCAACAACAACAGCGTGGTATGGCGACTTAAATGGTGATGGCGAAATATCGGGCAGAATACATTGGGTAGGCGTTGTCCCAGAAAATCAAGGAAAAAAACTTTCAAAACCATTACTTAGTGCGTCTATGGGAATTTTGGCCAACTATCATTCAAAGGCTTATCTCACATCCCAGACGACGAGTTATCAGGCTATCAATATGTACTTGAACTACGGATTTGAACCTTATCTCACAGATCCAAGCCACCATGAAGCTTGGGAGTTAATGGAAAAGACCTTAAATAGAAAAATTATTACGTAG
- a CDS encoding sugar phosphate isomerase/epimerase family protein yields MKLGVFTVLFAEKTFEEMLDYVKNAGLEAVEIGTGGNPGNAHCNLDELLESEDKRKEYMEKIESRGLTISAFSCHDNPISPDKAHAKEAHDTFVKTVRLAALMNVSVVNTFSGVPGSNDDSKYPNWPVTPWPTEYSDILKWQWEEKLIPYWKEAGQFAKDHGVKIGIEPHAGFLVHTPYTMLKLREATNDAVGANLDPSHLWWQGIDPVAAIKILGKENAIHHFHAKDTYIDQDNVNMYGLTDMQPYAAVQSRAWTFRSVGYGHSSQEWSNIISALRTYGYDYVVSIEHEDPIMSVDEGFNQAVRNLKRVNIAESAGDMWWV; encoded by the coding sequence TTTATTTGCAGAAAAAACGTTTGAAGAAATGCTCGACTATGTAAAGAATGCAGGTCTTGAAGCAGTGGAAATTGGCACTGGAGGAAATCCTGGAAACGCGCACTGTAATTTGGATGAACTTTTGGAAAGCGAAGACAAGCGAAAAGAATATATGGAAAAAATAGAATCACGTGGACTGACGATAAGCGCATTCAGCTGTCATGACAACCCAATTTCTCCAGACAAGGCGCATGCGAAAGAAGCACATGATACGTTTGTGAAAACTGTTCGTTTGGCAGCATTAATGAATGTGTCTGTCGTTAATACATTTTCTGGCGTGCCTGGATCAAATGACGATTCGAAATATCCGAACTGGCCAGTAACGCCATGGCCTACGGAGTACTCCGATATTTTGAAGTGGCAATGGGAGGAAAAATTGATTCCTTATTGGAAGGAAGCAGGGCAATTTGCCAAGGATCATGGTGTGAAAATTGGGATTGAACCACATGCAGGCTTTCTGGTACATACTCCCTACACGATGCTGAAATTGCGTGAGGCCACAAATGATGCAGTCGGCGCCAATCTGGATCCGAGCCATCTCTGGTGGCAAGGCATCGATCCGGTTGCGGCGATCAAAATTCTCGGCAAGGAAAATGCAATCCACCATTTCCATGCGAAGGATACATATATCGACCAGGATAATGTGAATATGTACGGCTTAACGGATATGCAACCTTATGCTGCGGTGCAAAGCCGCGCCTGGACGTTCCGCTCCGTGGGTTATGGCCACAGCAGCCAAGAGTGGTCGAATATTATTAGTGCACTCAGAACGTACGGTTATGATTATGTTGTCAGTATTGAGCATGAAGATCCGATTATGTCTGTCGATGAAGGATTTAATCAAGCTGTAAGGAATTTGAAGCGGGTGAATATTGCAGAAAGTGCTGGGGATATGTGGTGGGTTTGA